A part of Dermacentor variabilis isolate Ectoservices chromosome 10, ASM5094787v1, whole genome shotgun sequence genomic DNA contains:
- the LOC142559990 gene encoding uncharacterized protein LOC142559990 isoform X1 yields MRTTVLAVTVFVTIAAVSASRSARQTHYQPSGGAASRGSAAGGYDAYQPQQAQAQSFRPQVQAAPQQSYDQSSYQGQPAPRGRATVQSFGGGLARPTQQSQSQGGQQSQSEEEEEEKPNPLTLLLEKSTFTCSSKTDGYYADNSVNCQVFHYCVAGAKHSWMCPEGTVFHQVHLNCVPASQDICTTAEKFFFVNDYLHKELESRGPNNTVLYAQRYYPEGYVLGDPFTVPSTGQNPRPQGLVQPAQYEPQPQPQAPPRQPFRGQAAPRGPPAQFQPQQFQPQAPPQYSSQQPTAAPAQFGGAQPSRGSSGSGFGFPPTRTYIIPAPNKAPASDANPSYLYRQGAASNSAQSHQSSVKYDDDY; encoded by the exons ATGAGGACTACAGTGCTGGCGGTCACGGTATTTGTGACTATCGCTGCAGTGTCCGCATCTAGG TCGGCGCGGCAGACGCACTACCAGCCCAGCGGTGGTGCGGCAAGCCGGGGATCGGCTGCCGGCGGCTACGACGCCTACCAGCCCCAGCAGGCGCAGGCGCAGTCCTTCAGGCCACAGGTGCAGGCGGCACCGCAGCAGTCTTACGACCAGTCCTCCTATCAGGGTCAGCCAGCTCCGCGGGGAAGGGCCACGGTGCAGTCCTTCGGCGGCGGACTCGCCAGGCCCACGCAGCAGTCCCAGTCGCAGGGAGGACAACAG TCCCagagcgaggaggaggaggaggagaagccCAACCCGCTGACGCTTCTGCTGGAGAAGTCGACGTTCACCTGCTCGAGCAAGACGGACGGCTACTACGCGGACAACTCGGTGAACTGCCAGGTGTTCCACTACTGCGTCGCCGGTGCCAAGCACTCGTGGATGTGCCCCGAAGGAACCGTGTTCCACCAGGTGCACCTGAACTGCGTGCCCGCCAGCCAGGATATCTGCACCACCGCCGAGAAGTTCTTCTTCGTCAACGACTACCTGCACAAG GAGCTGGAGTCCCGTGGTCCCAACAACACCGTGCTCTACGCCCAGCGTTACTACCCTGAGGGATACGTGCTGGGTGACCCCTTCACAGTGCCCTCTACAGGCCAGAACCCCCGCCCTCAGGGACTCGTTCAGCCGGCCCAGTACGAGCCTCAGCCCCAGCCACAGGCCCCACCCAGGCAGCCCTTCCGTGGACAGGCCGCCCCTCGTGGACCCCCAGCCCAGTTCCAACCCCAGCAGTTCCAGCCACAGGCGCCTCCACAGTACAGCTCCCAG CAGCCCACTGCAGCTCCCGCACAGTTTGGAGGAGCCCAGCCCAGCCGAGGATCCAGTGGCAGCGGTTTTGGCTTTCCCCCAACACGCACCTACATAATCCCAGCTCCCAACAAGGCGCCAGCATCAGACGCAAACCCCTCCTACCTCTACCGCCAGGGTGCTGCCTCCAATTCGGCCCAGTCCCATCAGAGTTCAGTCAAGTACGACGACGACTACTGA
- the LOC142559990 gene encoding uncharacterized protein LOC142559990 isoform X2, giving the protein MRTTVLAVTVFVTIAAVSASRSARQTHYQPSGGAASRGSAAGGYDAYQPQQAQAQSFRPQVQAAPQQSYDQSSYQGQPAPRGRATVQSFGGGLARPTQQSQSQGGQQSQSEEEEEEKPNPLTLLLEKSTFTCSSKTDGYYADNSVNCQVFHYCVAGAKHSWMCPEGTVFHQVHLNCVPASQDICTTAEKFFFVNDYLHKELESRGPNNTVLYAQRYYPEGYVLGDPFTVPSTGQNPRPQGLVQPAQYEPQPQPQAPPRQPFRGQAAPRGPPAQFQPQQFQPQAPPQYSSQPTAAPAQFGGAQPSRGSSGSGFGFPPTRTYIIPAPNKAPASDANPSYLYRQGAASNSAQSHQSSVKYDDDY; this is encoded by the exons ATGAGGACTACAGTGCTGGCGGTCACGGTATTTGTGACTATCGCTGCAGTGTCCGCATCTAGG TCGGCGCGGCAGACGCACTACCAGCCCAGCGGTGGTGCGGCAAGCCGGGGATCGGCTGCCGGCGGCTACGACGCCTACCAGCCCCAGCAGGCGCAGGCGCAGTCCTTCAGGCCACAGGTGCAGGCGGCACCGCAGCAGTCTTACGACCAGTCCTCCTATCAGGGTCAGCCAGCTCCGCGGGGAAGGGCCACGGTGCAGTCCTTCGGCGGCGGACTCGCCAGGCCCACGCAGCAGTCCCAGTCGCAGGGAGGACAACAG TCCCagagcgaggaggaggaggaggagaagccCAACCCGCTGACGCTTCTGCTGGAGAAGTCGACGTTCACCTGCTCGAGCAAGACGGACGGCTACTACGCGGACAACTCGGTGAACTGCCAGGTGTTCCACTACTGCGTCGCCGGTGCCAAGCACTCGTGGATGTGCCCCGAAGGAACCGTGTTCCACCAGGTGCACCTGAACTGCGTGCCCGCCAGCCAGGATATCTGCACCACCGCCGAGAAGTTCTTCTTCGTCAACGACTACCTGCACAAG GAGCTGGAGTCCCGTGGTCCCAACAACACCGTGCTCTACGCCCAGCGTTACTACCCTGAGGGATACGTGCTGGGTGACCCCTTCACAGTGCCCTCTACAGGCCAGAACCCCCGCCCTCAGGGACTCGTTCAGCCGGCCCAGTACGAGCCTCAGCCCCAGCCACAGGCCCCACCCAGGCAGCCCTTCCGTGGACAGGCCGCCCCTCGTGGACCCCCAGCCCAGTTCCAACCCCAGCAGTTCCAGCCACAGGCGCCTCCACAGTACAGCTCCCAG CCCACTGCAGCTCCCGCACAGTTTGGAGGAGCCCAGCCCAGCCGAGGATCCAGTGGCAGCGGTTTTGGCTTTCCCCCAACACGCACCTACATAATCCCAGCTCCCAACAAGGCGCCAGCATCAGACGCAAACCCCTCCTACCTCTACCGCCAGGGTGCTGCCTCCAATTCGGCCCAGTCCCATCAGAGTTCAGTCAAGTACGACGACGACTACTGA